Sequence from the Qipengyuania pelagi genome:
CGGAGCGCAGCCATGCGATCGGATCGCTGTTCCTCCCGCCCGAAGCGAGCAAGGTCTGGGCGGAGCTACCAAGTGAAAAACGGCGGCTCTCGGGCGTGCGCGTCATGCGCAGCGCCAATCCCGAGGAGGAGGCGCAGGCGATCGCCCTGCTCGTGCGCGAGGCGTTGGAGACACCGCGCAAGCGAATCGCCGTGGTCACCCCCGATCGCGCACTGGCGCGGCGCGTGGTTCACCATCTTGCGCGGTGGGACGTCATCGCGGACGATTCCGCCGGGCGGCCTTTGTCAAAGACGGCGGCAGGCCGCCTTATGCTCCTGCTAGCCGAAGCGATGGCGGAGCGGGCGGCGCCGGTGCCACTCATGGCCCTGCTCGGCCATCCGCTGGTCGATGGAGGGATGGAACGCGGGACCTGGCTCAGGCACTTGCGCCGGATCGAACGGGATCTGCGCGGGCCGCGCAAGGCTGGAGGGTTGGAGCCTGTCCAGCGCCTCGTCGCGAAGAGGGCCGAGCTGGATTCCGATCTTGGCGAATGGTGGCGGATCGTGCGCGATACGCTGGCGCCTCTGCTCGATCTGGCCGATAGTGAAACGATCCCGGTTGCCGAACTCCTCGATGCGCTGGCTCTCGCGGGCGAGAGTCTCTGCGGCGAAAAGCTGTGGGCGCGCGAGGATGGGCGGGCTCTGGCACGCTTCGTCGAGGAATTGCGCCTCAATGCGGGAGAGGCCGGTTTCGCGCTCGCCCCGCGAGAGGCGGAGGTCGCTTTAAGGGAGGCGATGGAGCAGGTCGCGGTGCGCCCGCCCTATGGCGGCCATGCGCGGGTGCAGATCCTCGGCCTGCTCGAATCGCGGATGAACCGCGCCGATCTCGTGATTTGTGCCGGGCTGAACGAGGGCGTATGGCCCGCGCGCGGCGCCACCGATGCGCTGCTCGCCCCACCGGTTCTGCGGACGCTCGGCGTGCCGGGATCGGATTACCGGATCGGCCTTTCCGCGCACGATCTCGCTGGGGCGCTCGGCGCGCCCGAAGTCGTGCTCAGCCGCGCGGATCGAGACGAGGGCGGCCCGGCCATCCCCTCGCGTTTCCTGCTGCGAGTCCAGGCCTTGCTGGGCGACCTCTTACCCCGCCATGTCGAGACGCGCGCCGTCGATCTGGCCCGCACGATCGCCCGTGCGCCGCGCGCTCCGATCTATCCGCGCCCCCGGCCGAGACCAAATGCCGATCAGCGCAAGGTCTCGATTTCCGCCACGGCGCTCGATCGCCTGATGGGCGATCCATACCAGTTCTATGCCGGGCAGATCATGGGGTTGAGAGACCTCGACGCGCTCGATGCCGATCCGACCCCGTCATGGCATGGCACGGTCGCGCACACGATTCTCCAGCGCTGGCATGAGCAGCGCGAGACTGGCGCCGATCCTGATATCGCGACGATCATGGGAAGGGTGCTCGACGAGGAAAATGCCGACCCGCTCACGCGCGGATTGTGGCAGCCGCGCCTCCTCGCCGCCCTCGAATGGATCGCGGACGAGGTGCGCTTGACTTCGGATCGCGAGGTGCTCTGCGTCGAGGAGAAGGGCGCGATGGAAGTGGAAGGAATCCGCATCCACGGCCGCGCCGACCGGATCGACCGTCTGGGCGACGGGACGCTCGCCATCGTCGATTACAAGACCGGCAAGCCGCCGAGCGCGGCGATGGTGGCGGACGGGTTCGCGCTCCAGCTGGGCATTCTCGGCCTGATCGCGGAGCGCGACGGGTTTGATCACGCCAAAGGAGAGCCGGGCGCCTACGAATATTGGTCGCTTGGCAAGGCGAAGGATGACACGCATCCCACCGGCT
This genomic interval carries:
- the addB gene encoding double-strand break repair protein AddB: MAERRAPEVYSIAAHRGFADALVAGLVPRYAEQGLGLARLTLLLPSSRAVRTVSEAFIRHAGEGAEGGEGPMGLLMPRMVVVGDLDLDEALGPLLDPLGASAVPPAIDPQRRLFALAGLIAETMGDDAPGGATLLRLARETGATMDRLLVEDVDPADLLDDRVVDIVPDLSAHWQKSLHLFATVLVKWRAFLAERGAIDAAARRNRLFDHAAERFAKHPPATPLIAAGVTSSAPALARLLKVISELPQGAVILPDFDLTLSSEVWDELGRAGAAPGPGETPFARDDAVTHPQYHLKLLLNRMGVAREEVRPWHRKGMAAAPPERSHAIGSLFLPPEASKVWAELPSEKRRLSGVRVMRSANPEEEAQAIALLVREALETPRKRIAVVTPDRALARRVVHHLARWDVIADDSAGRPLSKTAAGRLMLLLAEAMAERAAPVPLMALLGHPLVDGGMERGTWLRHLRRIERDLRGPRKAGGLEPVQRLVAKRAELDSDLGEWWRIVRDTLAPLLDLADSETIPVAELLDALALAGESLCGEKLWAREDGRALARFVEELRLNAGEAGFALAPREAEVALREAMEQVAVRPPYGGHARVQILGLLESRMNRADLVICAGLNEGVWPARGATDALLAPPVLRTLGVPGSDYRIGLSAHDLAGALGAPEVVLSRADRDEGGPAIPSRFLLRVQALLGDLLPRHVETRAVDLARTIARAPRAPIYPRPRPRPNADQRKVSISATALDRLMGDPYQFYAGQIMGLRDLDALDADPTPSWHGTVAHTILQRWHEQRETGADPDIATIMGRVLDEENADPLTRGLWQPRLLAALEWIADEVRLTSDREVLCVEEKGAMEVEGIRIHGRADRIDRLGDGTLAIVDYKTGKPPSAAMVADGFALQLGILGLIAERDGFDHAKGEPGAYEYWSLGKAKDDTHPTGFGYVETPLKVGRKSSGLEPEEFLPVTSRFLREGIAKYITGDAPFVARENPDYPAYDTYDQLMRLEEWLPRMDDDDGEGDPR